One Spinacia oleracea cultivar Varoflay chromosome 4, BTI_SOV_V1, whole genome shotgun sequence DNA segment encodes these proteins:
- the LOC110777431 gene encoding uncharacterized protein has product MCMDYKDLNKACPKDSFPLPKIDRLVDSTAGHALMSFMDAYSGFHQIPLWPDDQEKTSFVTEQGLYCYKVMPFGLKNAPATFQRLVNTVFSGQLGRNIEAYIDDMIVKSKQREEHLADLRETFETLRKYQMRLNPKKCVFGVTAGKFLGFLIDERGIEANPDKVQAVIDMTSPKSVKEVQRLTGCLAALGRFLSRAGDKCHYFFDTIKKKSRFEWTEAAETAFVRLKEHLHTLPRLVSPLQGETLYVYLAISEWSLSAVLLTEREGVQLPVYFVSHVLQNAELRYSPIEKFALALFMASKKLRPYFLAHKLVVYTDQPLKQPLTKLDAAGRMLKWAIELNAFDISYEPRKAIKGQAFADFIAEMTRPNFEKNVATRWTVYVDGSSTQSGCGAGIICQSPEGDKYEYSMRFNFQTSNNEAEYEALLASIKMCKAAGAQEILAFSDSQLIVSQVNGDYEARDPNMIKYMQAVHQEVEHLKSFEAKQIPRTENNQADALSKLASSASCDTPRHVFWEVKDKRSIEQELCAPTVAVLDRSSTWMDPIIAYKMDGTLPDDSSLAAKLQKKSSWFEWWNGVLYKKSFSRPLLRCVTPEKGKEILDDLHQGLCSSHIGGRALAEKALRTGYYWPTLREDALVMVQKCDKCQRFAHLIHRPARPLTPIMSPIPFAKWGMDLLGPYTAAPGGRRYVIIVVDYFTKWVEAEALKNIKTSDFETPKLKEWLADHGIHSCFASVGRPHANGQVEAFNKIISEGIKKKLDEAKGLWADELPNVLWSIRTTAKNSTGETPFLLAYGAEAVLPIEMCEPTLRVMLYDENANWEMMKLALDFLPETTVANGPNGVVVSLVTD; this is encoded by the exons ATGTGTATGGATTATAAAGATCTAAACAAGGCTTGCCCAAAAGACAGCTTCCCTTTGCCCAAGATAGACCGGCTGGTAGATTCAACGGCAGGTCATGCTTTGATGTCCTTCATGGATGCATACTCGGGTTTTCACCAAATTCCCTTGTGGCCAGATGATCAAgagaaaacgtcatttgttactgagcaAGGCCTCTATTGCTACAAAGTGATGCCATTCGGCTTAAAGAATGCGCCGGCCACATTTCAACGTCTGGTCAACACTGTCTTCTCTGGTCAGTTAGGGCGCAATATTGAAGCctacattgatgatatgatagtaAAAAGTAAACAACGTGAAGAACACTTGGCTGACCTAAGAGAAACTTTTGAGACGCTCCGAAAATACCAGATGAGGTTGAATCCAAAGAAGTGTGTTTTTGGGGTAACGGCTGGAAAGTTCTTGGGATTTCTCATTGATGAAAGGGGAATCGAGGCCAATCCTGACAAAGTACAAGCAGTAATAGATATGACGTCGCCAAAATCAGTCAAGGAAGTCCAACGCCTGACGGGGTGTCTAGCAGCCCTAGGGCGGTTTTTATCAAGGGCGGGTGACAAGTGTCATTACTTCTTCGACACGATCAAGAAAAAGAGCAGATTTGAATGGACTGAGGCGGCAGAAACTGCCTTCGTCCGATTAAAGGAACACCTCCACACCTTACCTCGGCTTGTCAGTCCTCTCCAGGGGGAAACTTTGTATGTATATTTGGCCATTTCCGAGTGGTCCTTGAGTGCTGTCTTGCTGACTGAAAGGGAAGGAGTGCAACTCCCCGTCTATTTTGTGAGCCATGTCCTGCAGAACGCCGAATTAAGATATTCCCCAATTGAGAAGTTCGCACTTGCGCTGTTTATGGCCAGCAAGAAGCTGCGCCCTTATTTTCTGGCACACAAATTAGTGGTATACACAGACCAACCCTTGAAACAACCCCTTACTAAACTAGACGCTGCTGGGCGAATGCTGAAATGGGCAATTGAGCTAAATGCATTTGATATCTCATATGAGCCTCGAAAAGCTATCAAGGGACAAGCATTTGCTGATTTTATTGCAGAAATGACGAGGCcgaattttgaaaagaatgTGGCGACTCGCTGGACAGTCTACGTAGATGGCTCGTCAACCCAGAGCGGGTGTGGAGCCGGCATAATATGTCAGTCTCCTGAAGGAGACAAGTATGAATATTCCATGAGATTCAACTTCCAAACGTCCAACAATGAAGCAGAATATGAGGCTTTATTAGCCAGTATAAAAATGTGCAAAGCCGCTGGAGCTCAAGAGATACTTGCCTTCTCTGACTCTCAGCTCATTGTGAGCCAAGTGAATGGGGACTATGAGGCAAGGGACCCTAACATGATCAAATATATGCAAGCTGTGCATCAAGAAGTAGAACATCTAAAGAGCTTTGAAGCTAAGCAGATTCCCAGAACGGAGAACAATCAGGCCGATGCCCTGTCGAAGCTGGCTAGCTCGGCTTCCTGTGATACTCCGCGTCACGTGTTTTGGGAAGTAAAGGATAAGCGAAGTATTGAGCAGGAATTGTGCGCTCCTACAGTAGCTGTCCTAGATCGGTCATCAACATGGATGGACCCTATCATTGCTTACAAAATGGACGGTACTCTTCCAGACGATTCAAGTCTGGCTGCCAAACTACAaaaaaagagttcttggtttgaatggtGGAATGGAGTTTTGTACAAAAAGTCATTTTCCAGACCTCTCCTGCGGTGCGTCACTCCcgagaaaggaaaggaaattcTAGACGACTTGCACCAAGGATTATGTAGTTCCCACATTGGAGGACGAGCCCTAGCAGAGAAAGCTTTGCGAACTGGTTATTATTGGCCCACTTTGAGAGAAGACGCCCTAGTCATGGTGCAAAAATGTGACAAGTGCCAACGGTTTGCTCATCTCATCCACAGGCCGGCCCGCCCACTCACTCCTATTATGAGTCCCATTCCGTTTGCcaagtgggggatggatctGTTAGGGCCATATACAGCGGCCCCTGGAGGTCGGCGTTATGTGATaattgttgttgattacttcaccaagtgggttGAAGCAGAAGCTCTCAAAAACATAAAGACAAGTGAT tttgagacgcctaaacTGAAGGAGTGGTTAGCAGATCACGGCATACACAGCTGTTTTGCCTCAGTAGGACGACCTCATGCCAATGGCCAAGTCGAAGCATTTAACAAAATCATCTCCGAGGGGATAAAGAAGAAACTAGATGAGGCCAAGGGTCTATGGGCTGACGAGCTGCCAAACGTCTtgtggtccatccgcaccactgCCAAAAACTCAACCGGCGAAACCCCATTCCTGCTAGCCTATGGTGCAGAGGCCGTGttgcccatagaaatgtgtgaacctacACTAAGAGTCATGTTATATGACGAGAATGCCaactgggaaatgatgaagctGGCCCTTGATTTTTTACCTGAA ACAACGGTTGCTAATGGTCCTAATGGAGTAGTAGTCTCTCTTGTAACCGACTAA